TATCTATATCATAGAGCTCTTCAATACCTATCTTGATGGTCGTTCGAATCACAGGCCTTTCTGTGACATGACCCGTAGAACTTCTCACGCTTCTCATCTCAATCAGCTCTGCTTCAGCGTGGACTTTTTTTGTTTTATTTCCCTGCTGAGGATAAATCGTAAAAATAACTTTTTTCTTTCCGTCTTCATTGAAAATAAAAATGTCTTCTGCGTGCAGAGCAGACGTCGCGGCACCGGTATCGACTTTGACTTTGATTCCCTTCACTTTTAATTCAGGTAAACCAACGTACTCTCGCCAGCCAATATGCCGTCTCAAAATTTTCACAACTTCTCGCATAGGAATATATTAACGGTTGGGAACCAAAAAAGAAAGCCCACCTTGCACCTAAAAAAATTTAGTCACAAGGTGGGCCCAAAAACCACTAGCCGCGAATTCAGGGCACGACTAGCAAACAGTCTTATATTAAGGGGTAAACCGCCTCCAATACTAGAGGGCAACTCCTGTCATTACGCCTACAATTGCGCTGTAAGCGTCAGAGATACCACCAGTGATGGATAACGTTTCAAACGGAACATCTTTCGCATGATCGCTTGGGAGTCTCACTGAAAGTCCTGCTCTGCTACGAACAGTTCCCATGAGTCTAGCTTTTAATTCTTGTGCTGAAAGTTCAGGCATCTGTGACCATACAAGAGCCGCAACTCCTGCAGCGGAAGGACAAGCCATGCTTGTTCCGCTGAACACAGCATACTTGTTGCCAGGAACTGTCGAGTTCAAATTCACACCTGGAGCAAAGAGGTCTACTTGCGTTTGGCCAAAGTTTGTGAAAGTTGCCGTGAGAGTTCGGTCTTTGAATTGGCTAGAGGCACCAACATCAAGCCATGTTCCAACTGTATCTATCACTTCACCCGCTTCGCTATAAACTCTTCTTGTTGGATAACGATCTTCTTGATCTCTATCCGTAGATTCATTTCCAGCCGCGTGCATGATGAGCAAACCTTTTTCTTCTGCGTACTTGAACGCCTCACCCACTTGAGTTCTTTGCGGAGAATATCCTTTTCCAAAACTCATATTGATAACATTGGCACCATTGTCTGCCGCGTACTTCACAGCTAATGCAACGTCTTTGTCTCTTTCATCACCATTAGGCACAACTCTGAGTGCCATGATCTTTACATTCTGTGCAACTCCACGTACACCCAAAGAGTTGTTGCGATCAGCAGCAATGATTCCCGCAACGTGGGTTCCATGGTCCGCACCGGGGCCAATCACATCGTTATTACCATAGGTAACATCGTCAAAATTTTCAGGTTCGTCTTTAACGATTTCTGCACGAGGTAAGAATTGTTCATTGTAATAATAATTTTTATCGTCGGCATAAACACCTTGGACTCTTAAGAATCTCGCTACATCTTTGGCATTTCCCGCTTTGAAAATGGCAACCATATTTTCTTTGGCTTTAGCTTCTGCTTCCGTTGTAGTTGCAAGAGCTGAAACTTGAACTAGAGAAACTTGTTCAAAAGAAACTTTTAAAAGATCTTTTAGAACTTCGTAGTTTGTTTTAAGATCCGCTATGTATTTTCCAAGAACTTCCAACATTTGATCTGCCGTCACAAGAGCTTCTTTGACTTCTGCATCCAATTTATCAAAGTAAGCTTGATCTTTTTCCGACAAAGACATGCCTTGATCTTCTAAAGACTTTTTCTTGGACTTCATCTTGATAAGCTCTCTTGTCACTTCCAGTTGCTCGGCATCGATATGCGTAGGTTTTCCATTCGCATCGACCCCACCAATAAAGTTCCAACCGCTCACGTCGTCAACGTAACCATTAGCATCGTCATCGATTCCATTGTTAGCGATCTCGCCTTTATTTGTCCAAATTTTCCCTTGTAGATCTTCGTGAT
This genomic window from Bdellovibrionota bacterium contains:
- a CDS encoding RimK/LysX family protein, with the protein product MKILRRHIGWREYVGLPELKVKGIKVKVDTGAATSALHAEDIFIFNEDGKKKVIFTIYPQQGNKTKKVHAEAELIEMRSVRSSTGHVTERPVIRTTIKIGIEELYDIDITLVNRDIMGFRMLLGRKALKKKFLVHPGKSFLLTQNPAIKGKASK
- a CDS encoding S8 family serine peptidase encodes the protein MKTSSRALLALALLATAACSNDNKPLQQALQKEHPKNLIAEKVLSSSREVDNWFTKDPEIDQAEGTSADKAYDLLNLQHKKEIIVAVIDSGVDIHHEDLQGKIWTNKGEIANNGIDDDANGYVDDVSGWNFIGGVDANGKPTHIDAEQLEVTRELIKMKSKKKSLEDQGMSLSEKDQAYFDKLDAEVKEALVTADQMLEVLGKYIADLKTNYEVLKDLLKVSFEQVSLVQVSALATTTEAEAKAKENMVAIFKAGNAKDVARFLRVQGVYADDKNYYYNEQFLPRAEIVKDEPENFDDVTYGNNDVIGPGADHGTHVAGIIAADRNNSLGVRGVAQNVKIMALRVVPNGDERDKDVALAVKYAADNGANVINMSFGKGYSPQRTQVGEAFKYAEEKGLLIMHAAGNESTDRDQEDRYPTRRVYSEAGEVIDTVGTWLDVGASSQFKDRTLTATFTNFGQTQVDLFAPGVNLNSTVPGNKYAVFSGTSMACPSAAGVAALVWSQMPELSAQELKARLMGTVRSRAGLSVRLPSDHAKDVPFETLSITGGISDAYSAIVGVMTGVAL